Proteins co-encoded in one Klebsiella michiganensis genomic window:
- a CDS encoding tRNA hydroxylase yields the protein MDYQQLLSPITQFLQCPTPEAWIEKARRPENLPLLLTDHMVCELKAAQTAMLLIRKYVADKESSQALLAWLQPYEAFTFRDGEEPDFLSLHKGLSKSIMPKTANGWGQQLIDSMVLLIKEELHHFWQVREIMIARNIPYAKITASRYAKGLLSETRTHEPLMLVDKLICGAYIEARSCERFAALAPHLDDELQRFYLSLLRSEARHYQDYLTLAEQIAGGDISERVRILGKVEAVLIQSHDDEFRFHSGVPAE from the coding sequence ATGGACTACCAGCAACTTCTCTCCCCGATTACCCAATTCTTGCAATGCCCAACGCCCGAGGCGTGGATCGAAAAAGCCCGTCGCCCGGAAAACCTGCCGCTGTTGTTAACCGATCACATGGTGTGTGAACTTAAAGCCGCGCAAACTGCGATGCTGCTGATCCGCAAATATGTTGCTGATAAAGAAAGCTCACAGGCGCTGCTGGCCTGGCTTCAGCCTTATGAAGCCTTTACCTTCCGCGATGGTGAGGAACCGGATTTTCTCTCGCTCCACAAAGGGCTTAGCAAAAGCATCATGCCGAAGACGGCGAACGGCTGGGGGCAGCAGCTTATCGACAGCATGGTGCTGCTGATCAAAGAAGAACTGCACCATTTTTGGCAGGTGCGGGAAATTATGATTGCCCGTAACATCCCGTACGCCAAAATCACCGCCAGCCGCTACGCTAAAGGTTTACTGAGTGAAACTCGCACTCATGAACCGCTGATGCTGGTCGATAAGCTTATCTGCGGTGCCTACATTGAAGCGCGATCCTGTGAACGATTTGCGGCGCTGGCTCCGCATCTGGATGATGAATTACAGCGTTTTTACCTGTCGCTGTTGCGCTCCGAGGCGCGTCATTATCAGGATTATTTAACCCTGGCAGAGCAGATTGCCGGGGGCGATATCAGCGAACGCGTGCGTATCTTAGGCAAGGTTGAGGCCGTGCTTATCCAAAGCCATGACGACGAGTTTCGTTTCCACAGCGGCGTACCCGCAGAGTAG
- a CDS encoding carbamate kinase (reversible synthesis of carbamate and ATP from carbamoyl phosphate and ADP): protein MEQKPTLVVALGGNALLKRGEPLEADLQRKNIELAAKTIAQLTNAWRVVLVHGNGPQVGLLALQNSAYQNVSPYPLDVLGAESQGMIGYMLQQALKNNLPDREVSVLLTQVEVDPLDPAFSNPTKYIGPVYSQEQADALVRDKGWSVKADGQYFRRVVPSPQPKRIVESDAITALIQRDHLVICNGGGGVPVVEKADGYHGIEAVIDKDLSAALLARQIEADALLILTDADAVYLNWGTPAQRPLTSVTPAELERMSFDAGSMGPKVSACSRFVACCHGIAGIGALEDGPAILAGEKGTLIRAG from the coding sequence ATGGAACAGAAACCCACCCTGGTGGTGGCGCTCGGCGGAAATGCACTGCTGAAGCGCGGAGAGCCGCTGGAAGCCGACCTACAGCGTAAGAACATTGAGCTGGCGGCGAAAACTATCGCCCAGCTCACCAATGCCTGGCGCGTTGTGCTGGTGCACGGCAATGGCCCACAGGTCGGCCTGCTGGCCCTGCAAAACAGCGCCTACCAAAACGTCAGTCCTTACCCGCTGGACGTTCTCGGCGCTGAGAGCCAGGGAATGATCGGCTACATGCTGCAGCAGGCGCTGAAAAATAATCTGCCTGACCGCGAAGTCAGCGTGCTGCTGACCCAGGTTGAAGTGGATCCCCTGGATCCGGCCTTTAGTAATCCAACCAAGTATATCGGCCCGGTGTACAGCCAGGAGCAGGCGGATGCTCTGGTGCGAGATAAAGGCTGGTCGGTAAAAGCGGATGGCCAGTATTTCCGCCGCGTGGTGCCCTCCCCGCAGCCTAAACGCATCGTCGAAAGCGATGCCATCACGGCGCTTATCCAGCGTGACCATCTGGTCATTTGTAACGGCGGCGGGGGTGTGCCGGTGGTGGAGAAAGCCGACGGCTACCACGGTATTGAAGCCGTCATCGACAAGGATCTTTCTGCCGCATTGCTGGCCCGCCAGATAGAGGCCGACGCGCTGCTGATCCTCACCGACGCCGATGCGGTTTATCTCAACTGGGGCACACCCGCGCAGCGCCCGCTCACCAGCGTGACGCCAGCCGAACTTGAAAGGATGAGCTTTGATGCTGGTTCGATGGGGCCAAAAGTGTCCGCCTGCAGTCGTTTCGTCGCCTGCTGCCACGGTATCGCCGGGATCGGCGCGCTGGAGGATGGTCCGGCAATTCTGGCCGGGGAGAAAGGCACGTTAATTCGGGCGGGGTGA
- a CDS encoding ornithine carbamoyltransferase (catalyzes the formation of ornithine and carbamylphosphate from citrulline in the arginine catabolic pathway), which translates to MSHFYQKNFLKLLDFTPAQLNELLTLSAKLKSDKKKGTEIQHLTGKNIALIFEKDSTRTRCSFEVAAYDQGARVTYLGPSGSQIGHKESIKDTARVLGRIYDGIQYRGYGQDIVETLASYAGVPVWNGLTNEYHPTQLLADLLTMQEHLPGKSLSQMTLVYAGDARNNMGNSMLEAAALTGLDLRLVAPKACWPDEKLVAECKAMAEKTGGKITLTEDVAAGVKGADFIYTDVWVSMGEAKEKWAERIALLRPYQVNSAMLALTGNPQVKFLHCLPAFHDDQTTLGKQMAQEFDLHGGMEVTDEVFESSHSVVFDQAENRMHTIKAVMVATLAN; encoded by the coding sequence ATGAGTCACTTCTATCAGAAAAACTTTCTTAAGCTGCTCGATTTTACCCCTGCCCAACTGAACGAATTGCTGACCCTGTCCGCTAAACTGAAAAGCGATAAGAAAAAAGGAACAGAAATTCAGCATCTTACTGGTAAAAATATTGCGCTCATCTTCGAAAAAGATTCGACTCGTACTCGTTGCTCTTTCGAAGTTGCCGCTTACGACCAGGGCGCACGCGTCACTTATCTCGGCCCAAGCGGCAGCCAAATTGGGCATAAAGAATCAATTAAGGACACTGCTCGCGTACTGGGGCGTATCTATGACGGCATCCAGTACCGCGGCTATGGCCAGGATATCGTCGAAACCCTTGCCAGCTATGCGGGCGTGCCGGTGTGGAACGGGCTGACCAACGAATATCACCCGACGCAGTTGCTGGCGGATTTGCTCACCATGCAGGAACACCTGCCGGGCAAAAGCCTGAGCCAGATGACGCTGGTATACGCCGGGGACGCGCGCAATAACATGGGGAACTCCATGCTGGAAGCCGCCGCGCTGACCGGGCTGGATTTACGCCTGGTGGCGCCTAAAGCCTGCTGGCCGGATGAAAAGCTGGTCGCCGAATGCAAAGCCATGGCCGAAAAAACAGGCGGGAAAATCACGCTAACCGAAGACGTTGCCGCGGGCGTTAAAGGGGCGGATTTCATCTATACCGACGTCTGGGTTTCGATGGGCGAAGCTAAAGAGAAGTGGGCCGAACGTATCGCCTTACTGCGCCCTTATCAGGTCAACAGCGCCATGCTGGCGTTAACCGGCAATCCGCAGGTCAAATTCCTGCACTGTCTGCCGGCATTTCACGATGATCAAACCACGCTGGGTAAACAAATGGCGCAGGAGTTCGATCTGCACGGCGGCATGGAAGTCACCGACGAAGTCTTTGAATCTTCTCACAGCGTGGTGTTCGACCAGGCTGAAAACCGGATGCACACCATCAAAGCCGTGATGGTCGCCACGCTGGCAAACTAG
- a CDS encoding RNase E inhibitor protein, translating to MANPELLEEQREETRLIIEELLEDGSDPDALYTIEHHLSADDFETLEKAAVEAFKLGYEVTDPEELEVEEGDTVICCDILSECALNPELIDAQVEQLLNLAEKFGVEYDGWGTYFEDPNGEEGEEEGDDEYQDEDDDGVRH from the coding sequence ATGGCAAATCCAGAACTGCTGGAAGAACAGCGCGAAGAAACACGTTTAATCATTGAAGAGCTGCTGGAAGACGGGAGCGACCCGGACGCGCTGTACACCATCGAACACCACCTTTCTGCCGATGATTTCGAAACCCTGGAGAAAGCTGCCGTTGAAGCGTTCAAACTGGGTTATGAAGTGACTGACCCGGAAGAGCTGGAAGTAGAAGAGGGCGATACCGTCATCTGCTGCGATATCCTGAGCGAGTGTGCGCTGAACCCTGAGCTGATTGATGCCCAGGTCGAACAACTGCTGAACCTGGCGGAAAAATTCGGTGTGGAATACGACGGCTGGGGCACCTACTTCGAAGACCCGAACGGCGAAGAGGGTGAAGAAGAAGGCGACGACGAATATCAGGACGAAGACGACGACGGCGTACGCCACTAA
- a CDS encoding arginine deiminase (catalyzes the degradation of arginine to citruline and ammonia), giving the protein MDKHYVGSEIGQLRSVMLHRPNLSLKRLTPSNCQELLFDDVLSVERAGEEHDVFANTLRGQGVEVLLLTDLLTQTLDVSDAKAWLLNTQISDYRLGPAFASDVRGWLADMPHRELARRLSGGLTYGEIPTYIKNMVVDIHATTDFIMKPLPNHLFTRDTSCWIYNGVSINPMAKAARQRETNNLRAIYRWHPAFTDGKFIKYYGDENINYDHATLEGGDVLVIGRGAVLIGMSERTTPQGIEFLAESLFRHQQATRVIAVELPKHRSCMHLDTVMTHLDLDTFSVYPEVVRKDVQCWTLTPDGHGSIKRHQETSLVNAIEKALGIDQVNLITTGGDAFEAEREQWNDANNVLTVRPGVVIGYERNIWTNEKYDKAGITVLPIPGDELGRGRGGARCMSCPLERDGI; this is encoded by the coding sequence ATGGACAAACATTATGTCGGTTCCGAAATAGGTCAGTTACGCAGCGTGATGCTGCATCGACCAAACCTCAGCCTGAAAAGACTTACCCCTTCAAACTGTCAGGAATTATTATTTGACGATGTGCTTTCGGTTGAGCGAGCCGGTGAAGAACACGACGTTTTTGCCAATACACTGCGTGGCCAGGGCGTGGAAGTCCTGCTGCTAACCGACCTGCTGACGCAGACGCTGGATGTTAGCGATGCCAAGGCCTGGCTGCTGAACACTCAGATTTCAGACTATCGGCTCGGGCCCGCATTCGCTTCGGACGTTCGCGGTTGGCTGGCCGATATGCCGCATCGCGAACTCGCACGTCGCCTTTCCGGCGGGCTGACCTACGGGGAAATTCCGACGTATATTAAAAATATGGTAGTGGATATTCATGCCACCACCGACTTTATTATGAAGCCGCTGCCTAATCATTTATTTACCCGTGATACTTCCTGCTGGATTTATAACGGCGTCTCTATTAACCCGATGGCCAAAGCAGCTCGCCAGCGTGAAACAAATAATTTAAGAGCGATTTATCGCTGGCATCCGGCATTCACCGACGGGAAATTCATTAAATATTACGGCGACGAAAATATTAATTACGACCATGCCACCCTGGAAGGCGGTGACGTATTGGTGATTGGCCGAGGGGCGGTATTAATTGGCATGTCCGAACGAACCACGCCTCAGGGCATAGAGTTCCTCGCTGAATCATTATTCAGGCATCAACAGGCAACGCGCGTGATTGCCGTTGAGCTTCCGAAGCACCGCTCCTGTATGCATCTCGATACCGTCATGACCCATCTCGATCTCGACACCTTCTCCGTTTACCCGGAAGTCGTCCGCAAAGACGTGCAGTGCTGGACTTTAACGCCTGACGGCCACGGCAGCATCAAACGCCACCAGGAAACCAGCCTGGTTAACGCCATCGAAAAAGCGCTGGGTATCGATCAGGTCAATCTCATCACCACCGGCGGCGATGCCTTTGAAGCCGAGCGCGAACAGTGGAACGACGCCAACAACGTGCTGACCGTTCGCCCCGGCGTGGTCATCGGTTACGAACGCAATATCTGGACCAACGAGAAATACGACAAAGCCGGGATCACCGTACTGCCTATTCCGGGCGATGAACTGGGGCGCGGACGCGGCGGCGCGCGCTGCATGAGCTGCCCGCTGGAACGCGACGGGATTTAA
- a CDS encoding transcriptional regulator (response regulator in two-component regulatory system wtih UhpB; phosphorylated UhpA is a positive activator uhpT, a hexose phosphates transporter), with protein MTAIALIDDHLIVRSGFAQLLGLEADFQVVAEFGSGREALAGLPGQGVQVCICDISMPDISGLELLSQLPKGMAIIMLSVHDSPALVEQALNAGARGFLSKRCSPDELIAAVRTVATGGCYLTPDIAMKLAAGRQDPLTKRERQVAEKLAQGMAVKEIATELGLSPKTVHVHRANLMEKLDVSNDVALARRLFDGW; from the coding sequence ATGACCGCCATTGCCCTTATCGACGACCACCTTATCGTCCGCTCCGGCTTTGCCCAACTTCTTGGGCTGGAGGCGGATTTTCAGGTTGTGGCCGAGTTTGGTTCCGGGCGCGAGGCGCTGGCGGGGCTGCCGGGGCAAGGCGTGCAGGTATGCATCTGCGATATCTCGATGCCGGACATTTCCGGGCTGGAGCTGCTAAGCCAGTTGCCGAAGGGGATGGCGATCATCATGCTGTCGGTGCACGACAGCCCGGCGCTGGTTGAGCAGGCGCTGAATGCAGGCGCTCGCGGCTTTTTATCCAAACGCTGCAGTCCCGACGAACTCATTGCCGCCGTGCGTACGGTGGCGACGGGCGGCTGCTACCTGACGCCGGACATCGCCATGAAGCTGGCCGCCGGGCGGCAGGATCCGCTGACGAAGCGCGAGCGGCAGGTGGCGGAAAAACTGGCGCAGGGTATGGCGGTGAAAGAGATTGCCACCGAGCTGGGGCTGTCGCCGAAGACCGTGCATGTGCATCGCGCCAACCTGATGGAAAAGCTCGACGTCAGCAACGATGTGGCGCTGGCTCGCCGCCTGTTTGACGGTTGGTAA
- a CDS encoding topoisomerase II, with the protein MNWTHVIIAGYVGAVIAAVVAVFRKKGWVGKVSAVVITLVAIMAWNIFDVKYLIPRDRAGQEPAGLDEAMAQMPVYQVLKEQEPALWMSIRQQAVEMHQQGKTEQEVIDTIQPQILAVETKRLQSATDDNVVAFMQVNMQQTAMVQKSSDDACFRFLFPDVKGGINSTKILPRDVTMRRMQVDATMMRSAYGADKHSVTDAEREQARKDIQPIVQQLTKRYGSDLQLMSDPHKAVGKEGLVCNQVQELWRNVLQLPPARAAGIIRLSVAQE; encoded by the coding sequence ATGAACTGGACCCACGTCATTATTGCAGGCTACGTCGGGGCTGTAATAGCCGCTGTGGTGGCGGTATTTCGCAAAAAGGGCTGGGTCGGTAAAGTGAGTGCGGTGGTCATTACGCTGGTTGCCATCATGGCGTGGAACATCTTTGACGTAAAATACCTTATTCCTCGCGATCGGGCCGGGCAGGAGCCTGCGGGACTTGATGAGGCTATGGCCCAGATGCCGGTTTACCAGGTGCTGAAAGAGCAAGAGCCCGCGCTGTGGATGTCCATCCGTCAGCAGGCGGTAGAGATGCACCAGCAGGGGAAAACCGAACAGGAAGTGATCGACACCATTCAGCCGCAGATCCTCGCCGTGGAGACGAAACGCCTGCAAAGCGCGACGGATGACAACGTCGTGGCGTTTATGCAGGTGAATATGCAGCAAACGGCAATGGTGCAAAAATCCAGCGATGACGCCTGTTTCCGCTTCCTGTTCCCGGACGTGAAAGGCGGTATCAACTCCACGAAAATTCTGCCTCGCGACGTGACGATGCGCCGTATGCAGGTAGATGCGACGATGATGCGTTCTGCCTACGGTGCGGACAAACACAGCGTTACCGACGCAGAACGCGAGCAGGCTCGAAAAGACATTCAGCCTATCGTGCAGCAATTGACCAAGCGCTACGGGAGCGATCTCCAGCTCATGTCGGACCCGCATAAAGCGGTGGGCAAAGAGGGTCTGGTATGTAACCAGGTTCAGGAGCTGTGGCGCAACGTTCTGCAACTGCCTCCGGCCCGCGCGGCCGGGATCATTCGCCTGTCGGTCGCGCAGGAATAA
- a CDS encoding histidine kinase (Member of the two-component regulatory system UhpB/UhpA involved in the regulation of the uptake of hexose ph) codes for MRPFFSRLIAVIASFFIFSAGWFCLWSISLHLVARPELAVLLFPFGLRLGLMLQCPRGYWPVLLGAEWLMLFWLSREVALAHLPLLMLGGVLTVLPVALISRYRHQRDWRTLLRQGAALIAAALLQSLPWLSQGNDALNALLLTLTGGLTLAPTCLVLWHYLTSTVWQPLGPGLVSQPVNWRGRHLIWYLLLFAVSLWLQLGLPAELSRFTPFCLALPIIALAWHYGWQGALIATLMNAIALIASQTWHDHPVDLLLSLLAQSLTGLLLGAGIQRLRELNQSLQTELARNRRLAERLLETEESVRREVARELHDDIGQTITAIRTQAGIVQRLAPDSEGVKRSGAHIEQLSLGVYDAVRRLLGRLRPRQLDDLSLEQAVRSLMREMELESRGIVSHINWQIDEPLLSEGQRVTLFRVCQEGLNNIVKHASASAVTLQGWQQGERLMLVIEDDGSGLPPGSGQQGFGLTGMRERVTALGGTFAISCTHGTRVSVSLPLRYA; via the coding sequence ATGCGGCCTTTCTTCTCGCGGCTGATCGCCGTTATCGCCAGTTTTTTTATCTTCTCTGCCGGCTGGTTTTGCCTGTGGAGCATTAGCCTGCATCTGGTGGCGCGCCCGGAGCTGGCGGTCCTGCTGTTCCCCTTTGGGTTACGATTAGGGCTGATGCTGCAATGCCCGCGCGGCTACTGGCCGGTTCTGCTGGGCGCGGAGTGGCTGATGCTTTTCTGGCTCTCCCGGGAAGTGGCGCTGGCACACCTGCCGCTGTTAATGCTGGGCGGGGTGCTCACCGTCCTGCCGGTGGCGCTAATCTCCCGCTATCGCCATCAGCGTGACTGGCGGACTTTGCTGCGGCAGGGGGCGGCGCTGATTGCGGCGGCGCTGCTTCAGTCGCTGCCGTGGCTGAGCCAGGGCAACGATGCCCTGAATGCGCTGCTGCTGACCCTAACCGGCGGCTTGACGCTGGCGCCGACCTGCCTGGTACTCTGGCACTATCTGACCAGCACCGTCTGGCAGCCTCTTGGCCCGGGGCTGGTTTCCCAGCCGGTCAACTGGCGCGGGCGGCATTTAATTTGGTATTTGCTACTGTTTGCCGTCAGCCTCTGGCTGCAGCTGGGCTTACCCGCCGAACTCTCTCGCTTTACGCCGTTCTGCCTGGCGCTGCCGATTATCGCCCTGGCCTGGCACTATGGCTGGCAGGGGGCGCTGATTGCCACCCTGATGAACGCCATCGCGCTGATAGCCAGCCAGACCTGGCACGACCATCCGGTGGATCTTCTGCTCTCGCTGCTGGCTCAGAGCCTGACCGGGCTGTTGCTGGGCGCGGGAATCCAGCGCCTGCGCGAACTTAACCAGTCTTTGCAAACCGAGCTGGCACGTAATCGCCGCCTGGCCGAACGCCTGCTGGAAACCGAAGAAAGCGTGCGGCGGGAAGTGGCGCGCGAACTGCATGACGACATAGGGCAGACCATCACGGCTATCCGCACTCAGGCCGGGATCGTACAGCGGCTGGCGCCAGACAGTGAGGGGGTTAAGCGCAGCGGGGCGCATATCGAACAGCTCTCGCTGGGCGTGTATGACGCCGTTCGCCGTCTGTTGGGGCGCTTACGTCCGCGCCAGCTGGATGATTTATCTCTCGAGCAGGCTGTTCGTTCTCTGATGCGTGAAATGGAGCTGGAGAGTCGCGGCATCGTCAGCCACATCAACTGGCAAATCGATGAGCCTCTGCTCAGTGAAGGGCAGCGCGTGACGCTGTTCCGCGTTTGTCAGGAAGGGCTCAATAACATCGTGAAGCACGCCAGCGCCAGCGCAGTCACGCTCCAGGGCTGGCAGCAGGGCGAGCGGCTCATGCTGGTGATTGAAGACGACGGCAGCGGCCTACCGCCGGGATCCGGGCAGCAGGGCTTTGGGCTCACCGGGATGCGCGAACGCGTGACGGCGCTGGGCGGGACGTTCGCAATCTCCTGTACTCACGGCACGCGCGTCAGCGTTAGTCTGCCACTGCGTTATGCCTAA
- a CDS encoding ArgR family transcriptional regulator yields MRISRLSFEKEQRQLELCQQLISHKSYHSQEQLRHDLKQHGFEAISQSTVSRLLKLLGVIKLRNAKGQKIYALSPQTLPQPNAARSVAEMVLSVEYNSEFVMVHTVSGYGKAIAKILDHHAIVEILGVVAGSSVVWIAPREVQKTPLVHRRIMRMLGLA; encoded by the coding sequence ATGAGGATATCCCGTCTTTCGTTCGAGAAAGAGCAGCGCCAGCTCGAGCTGTGTCAACAGCTTATCAGCCACAAGAGTTATCACTCTCAGGAGCAACTGCGCCATGACCTGAAACAGCACGGCTTCGAGGCCATCAGCCAGTCCACCGTCTCCCGCCTGCTCAAGCTGCTGGGTGTCATAAAATTGCGCAATGCCAAAGGGCAAAAAATCTATGCCCTTAGCCCGCAGACCTTGCCTCAGCCCAACGCGGCTCGTTCGGTGGCCGAGATGGTGTTAAGCGTTGAGTACAACAGTGAATTTGTCATGGTGCATACGGTTTCAGGCTACGGTAAAGCGATAGCAAAAATTCTCGATCATCACGCCATCGTCGAGATATTGGGCGTGGTTGCCGGTAGCAGCGTGGTCTGGATTGCGCCGCGTGAAGTTCAAAAAACGCCGCTGGTGCATCGCCGTATCATGCGTATGTTGGGTCTGGCATAA
- a CDS encoding amino acid APC transporter has product MADVTHEGAADTSTNSERKLGLSALVALVIGSMIGGGVFSLPQNFASVASPGALLIGWAITGVGMLCLAFIYQNLSARCPDLDGGVYSYARAGFGDFIGFQSAWGYWFSAWLGNVSYAVLLFSAMSFFIPVFGDGNNLPSIIGASVVLWLVHALVLRGVREAAYINTILTVVKVIILLVFIVAVLIAFRIGVFTADFWGRMMLVEGSRPEIFDQVKNTMLVTTWVFIGIEGATVVSARAAKREDIGKATVIGLLGALAIYVLVSVLSMGILDQASLAGLKNPSMAGVLENVVGPWGAKFVAGGVILSVAGALLAWTLFAAELPRVAAIDGIFPKVFAKENARHSPSFSLWITNGLIQLFLILTLFYAAGYQALFSIATAAILPPYLFSAAYGLKLAWTGERYGPGESRTGAIVLGVIATAYGFWLCYAAGDSMLLSSLLFMPGILVFLWQKKTQGQPLLKSYELAIAVAILALAAWTLKLVITGNIQIA; this is encoded by the coding sequence ATGGCCGATGTTACCCATGAAGGTGCCGCAGACACCTCCACAAACAGTGAAAGAAAACTCGGACTCAGCGCGCTGGTAGCTCTGGTTATAGGCTCAATGATTGGCGGGGGCGTTTTCAGCCTGCCGCAAAACTTTGCTTCGGTAGCGTCACCCGGCGCGCTGCTGATCGGCTGGGCCATTACCGGCGTCGGCATGCTTTGCCTGGCGTTTATTTATCAAAATCTCAGCGCCCGTTGCCCGGATCTTGACGGTGGCGTTTACAGCTATGCCCGGGCCGGATTTGGCGACTTTATCGGCTTCCAGTCTGCCTGGGGCTACTGGTTCTCCGCCTGGCTCGGTAACGTCTCTTACGCCGTATTGTTATTCAGCGCCATGAGCTTTTTCATTCCAGTTTTTGGCGACGGGAATAACCTGCCCTCGATTATTGGCGCCTCCGTTGTGCTGTGGCTGGTTCATGCCCTGGTGCTTCGCGGGGTACGAGAAGCCGCTTATATCAACACCATTCTTACCGTGGTAAAGGTCATCATCCTGCTGGTATTTATTGTCGCGGTATTGATTGCCTTTCGAATTGGCGTGTTCACCGCAGATTTCTGGGGCCGCATGATGCTGGTAGAGGGCTCCCGTCCGGAAATATTCGATCAGGTCAAGAACACCATGCTGGTAACCACCTGGGTATTTATCGGCATTGAGGGGGCGACCGTCGTTTCCGCCCGGGCCGCAAAACGTGAGGATATCGGTAAGGCGACGGTCATTGGTCTGCTGGGCGCGCTGGCGATTTACGTGCTGGTCAGCGTGCTGTCGATGGGTATTCTCGATCAGGCCTCTCTGGCCGGGCTGAAGAATCCGTCCATGGCCGGCGTACTGGAAAATGTGGTCGGGCCGTGGGGAGCGAAATTCGTTGCCGGAGGGGTGATTCTGTCCGTAGCCGGAGCGCTGCTCGCCTGGACGCTGTTTGCCGCAGAATTGCCACGCGTCGCGGCGATTGACGGCATTTTCCCCAAAGTATTTGCGAAAGAAAATGCTCGCCATTCACCGTCGTTCTCTCTGTGGATCACCAATGGCTTAATTCAACTCTTCCTGATCCTTACCCTATTCTACGCCGCCGGCTACCAGGCTCTGTTCTCCATTGCTACGGCGGCCATCTTACCTCCGTACCTGTTCAGCGCGGCCTACGGGCTGAAGCTTGCCTGGACTGGGGAACGCTATGGGCCTGGAGAATCACGCACTGGCGCCATAGTCCTGGGGGTCATTGCCACCGCCTACGGTTTCTGGCTTTGCTACGCCGCGGGGGATTCGATGTTACTTAGCTCGCTGTTATTCATGCCGGGCATTCTGGTATTCCTGTGGCAGAAAAAAACCCAGGGCCAGCCGCTGCTGAAAAGCTACGAACTGGCGATAGCCGTTGCCATTCTTGCTTTGGCCGCATGGACATTAAAACTGGTCATAACCGGAAATATACAGATAGCCTGA
- a CDS encoding ornithine carbamoyltransferase (catalyzes the formation of ornithine and carbamylphosphate from citrulline in the arginine catabolic pathway) has translation MTINLKNRNFLKLLDFKPAEIQYLIDLARELKAAKQAGTEKKTLCGKNIALIFEKTSTRTRCAFEVGAFDQGALVTYLGPSGSQIGHKESMKDTARVLGRMYDGIEYRGYGQDIVEELGQYAGVPVWNGLTNEFHPTQILADLMTMLEHAPGKKLQDLSFAYLGDARNNMGNSLMVGAAKMGMDIRLVAPKAFWPEASLVEQCRTIAKETGGRIMLTDSVEEGVAGVDFLYTDVWVSMGEPKEAWAERVSIMTPYQINQNVLNATGNPNVKFMHCLPAFHNEHTKVGKEIEETYGLKGLEVTEEVFESKHSIVFDEAENRMHTIKAVMVATLGA, from the coding sequence ATGACTATCAACCTAAAAAACCGTAATTTCCTGAAACTCCTCGACTTCAAACCGGCAGAAATTCAGTACCTTATCGACCTTGCCCGTGAACTGAAGGCCGCCAAACAAGCCGGGACTGAGAAAAAAACGCTATGCGGTAAAAACATCGCGCTGATCTTCGAGAAAACCTCCACCCGCACGCGCTGCGCTTTCGAGGTTGGCGCTTTTGACCAGGGCGCACTGGTGACTTATCTGGGGCCAAGCGGTTCGCAAATCGGCCATAAAGAATCCATGAAAGATACCGCGCGCGTGCTGGGGCGGATGTACGACGGGATTGAATACCGTGGCTATGGCCAGGACATTGTCGAAGAGCTGGGGCAATACGCGGGCGTACCGGTGTGGAACGGGCTGACCAATGAATTTCACCCGACCCAGATCCTCGCCGACCTGATGACCATGCTGGAGCACGCCCCGGGTAAAAAACTTCAGGATCTCTCCTTCGCCTATCTCGGTGATGCCCGCAATAACATGGGTAATTCCCTGATGGTTGGCGCGGCCAAAATGGGCATGGATATTCGCCTTGTCGCGCCAAAAGCCTTCTGGCCTGAGGCTTCGCTGGTCGAGCAATGCCGCACCATCGCCAAAGAAACCGGCGGTCGCATCATGCTGACGGACAGTGTTGAAGAAGGCGTCGCGGGCGTTGATTTCCTCTACACCGACGTTTGGGTCTCGATGGGCGAACCTAAAGAAGCCTGGGCCGAACGCGTAAGCATCATGACGCCGTACCAGATTAACCAGAACGTCCTCAACGCGACCGGTAACCCGAACGTCAAGTTCATGCATTGCCTGCCTGCCTTCCACAACGAACACACCAAAGTCGGCAAAGAGATCGAAGAAACCTACGGCCTGAAGGGGCTGGAGGTGACAGAAGAAGTCTTTGAGTCAAAACACTCCATCGTCTTCGACGAGGCCGAGAACCGTATGCACACCATTAAAGCCGTGATGGTCGCCACGCTCGGCGCGTAA